In Phreatobacter oligotrophus, one DNA window encodes the following:
- a CDS encoding heavy metal translocating P-type ATPase has protein sequence MKTALLVVPATGLAVGLAAPLLGFPNIARPAFTAATLVVIAALLAEIIASLRRGEVGLDIVALLSMSAALAIGETLAASVVALMYAGGQSLEAFAERRARRDMVALLARAPRSTRRYGAHGLEEIALDAVAIGDRLLIRQGETIPVDGTVTTDLAVIDEAAITGESVPAQRRHGEQVISGSINVGAPFDMRADRLASDSTLAGIVRLVAAAEASKAPMSRLADRYAMVFLAVTVVLALAAYILSGDPVRAVAVLVVATPCPLILAVPVALVAGLSRAAARGILVKGGKALEALARIDVLVLDKTGTLTHGRPRITSELVFDGITPRELLRLAASADQASQHVLARRLVSEAEARGLDLAVPEAAEEVPGEGVSATVEGRRVSVGGIAYAAARADLGTGDDEAADNLRRLRDGTGVVVAVSVDGRLAGGFLMVDELRAGSHALLDALRAEGLKRIVLATGDRAGVAEALAADLPVDEIRSEQTPADKVAVVVAERRHGAVMMVGDGVNDAPALAAADIGLAMGATGSAAAAETADVVLLVDQLSRLREALVIARRARTIALQSVVAGIGLSLVAMVAAAFGLIAPVQGALLQEAIDVAVILNALRALGGPVPAEIR, from the coding sequence ATGAAGACGGCCCTGCTCGTCGTCCCCGCCACCGGCCTCGCGGTGGGCCTCGCCGCGCCGCTCCTCGGCTTCCCCAATATCGCCCGGCCCGCCTTCACCGCCGCCACGCTGGTGGTGATCGCGGCGCTCCTGGCCGAGATCATCGCGAGCCTCAGGCGCGGCGAGGTCGGGCTCGACATCGTCGCCCTCCTCTCCATGAGCGCCGCGCTGGCCATTGGCGAGACGCTGGCCGCCAGCGTCGTCGCGCTCATGTATGCCGGTGGCCAGAGCCTTGAGGCCTTCGCCGAACGCCGCGCCCGCCGCGACATGGTCGCCCTCCTCGCCCGGGCTCCCCGCAGCACCCGCCGCTACGGGGCCCATGGGCTGGAGGAAATCGCCCTCGACGCCGTGGCGATCGGCGACCGCCTGCTCATCCGCCAGGGCGAGACGATCCCCGTCGACGGCACGGTGACGACCGATCTCGCCGTGATCGACGAAGCGGCGATCACCGGCGAATCCGTGCCGGCCCAGCGCCGCCACGGCGAGCAGGTCATCTCCGGCTCGATCAATGTCGGCGCGCCCTTCGACATGCGGGCGGACCGGCTCGCCAGCGACAGCACCCTGGCCGGCATCGTCCGCCTCGTCGCCGCGGCGGAGGCCTCGAAGGCGCCGATGTCGCGCCTCGCCGACCGCTACGCCATGGTCTTTCTCGCGGTGACCGTGGTGCTGGCGCTGGCCGCCTACATCCTCAGTGGCGATCCCGTGCGCGCCGTCGCCGTGCTCGTCGTGGCAACCCCCTGCCCGCTCATCCTCGCCGTGCCGGTGGCCCTCGTTGCCGGCCTGTCGCGGGCGGCAGCGCGCGGCATCCTCGTCAAGGGCGGCAAGGCGCTGGAGGCGCTGGCGCGCATCGACGTGCTCGTCCTCGACAAGACCGGCACCCTGACCCATGGCCGGCCGCGCATCACCTCGGAGCTCGTCTTCGACGGGATCACGCCGCGCGAGCTCCTCCGCCTCGCGGCCTCCGCCGACCAGGCGTCGCAGCACGTGCTGGCGCGTCGTCTCGTGTCGGAGGCCGAAGCGCGCGGCCTCGACCTCGCCGTTCCGGAAGCGGCGGAGGAGGTGCCCGGAGAGGGCGTCAGCGCGACCGTGGAGGGACGGCGGGTCAGTGTCGGCGGCATCGCATACGCCGCGGCGCGCGCCGATCTCGGCACGGGCGATGACGAGGCCGCCGACAATCTCCGCCGCCTGCGTGACGGCACGGGCGTCGTCGTCGCTGTCAGCGTCGACGGCCGTCTCGCCGGCGGCTTCCTCATGGTCGACGAACTCCGCGCCGGCTCCCACGCCCTGCTCGACGCCCTGCGCGCCGAGGGGCTGAAGCGCATCGTGCTGGCGACGGGCGACCGCGCCGGCGTCGCCGAGGCGCTGGCGGCGGACCTTCCCGTCGACGAGATCCGCTCCGAGCAGACTCCCGCCGACAAGGTGGCCGTCGTGGTCGCCGAGCGCCGCCATGGCGCGGTGATGATGGTCGGCGACGGCGTCAACGACGCCCCGGCGCTGGCGGCCGCCGATATCGGCCTTGCCATGGGGGCGACGGGCTCGGCCGCCGCTGCCGAAACGGCCGACGTCGTCCTGCTGGTGGACCAGCTCTCGCGGCTGAGGGAAGCCCTCGTCATCGCCCGCCGCGCCCGGACCATCGCGCTGCAGAGCGTGGTCGCCGGCATCGGCCTGTCCCTGGTCGCGATGGTGGCGGCGGCCTTCGGCCTGATCGCTCCGGTGCAGGGCGCGCTGCTGCAGGAGGCCATCGATGTGGCGGTGATCCTCAATGCGCTGCGGGCCCTCGGCGGCCCGGTTCCGGCGGAGATCCGCTGA
- a CDS encoding MFS transporter codes for MTTLSPPAETISTISAERRLLAQISLAHWVSHVHIMVVPALLPLLPGHFGRSFLEIGAALTVFNLVSLIVQGPMGLVCDRFGHRRVLTAGLVLGGSSFLMLAVMPSYPMLIVAMATAGLANGVYHPADYALLARGVDGARMGRAFSLHTFAGYLGTAMAPVLLLGTAALLGVPAAFTLAGLAGLLAALPVGLSREAAVSPAPSKATGDTKAGAPRRRLITGAVVSLMAMFMLLSLSTGGISSFSASALVMGYGIDLAGANTALTLFLFMSAMGVLAGGFVADRTARHGLVAAGAYLCTAIIAATLALTQPPVLVVTVMLGCAGFLSGIITPSRDMLVRAAAPKGSEGVVFGIVSTGFNLGGLVGPLLYAALLDRGLPTAVFAVAAGFMLCTVVLTLIQDRRTNASAPR; via the coding sequence ATGACCACCCTTTCACCCCCGGCCGAGACGATATCGACGATCAGCGCCGAGCGCCGGCTGCTGGCGCAGATCTCGCTCGCCCATTGGGTCAGCCACGTCCACATCATGGTCGTGCCGGCGCTGCTGCCGCTGCTGCCCGGGCATTTCGGCCGCAGCTTCCTCGAGATCGGCGCGGCGCTGACCGTGTTCAACCTGGTCTCGCTGATCGTGCAGGGCCCGATGGGCCTGGTCTGCGACCGTTTCGGCCATCGCCGGGTGCTGACCGCCGGGCTCGTTCTCGGCGGGTCGAGCTTCCTCATGCTGGCGGTGATGCCGAGCTATCCGATGCTCATCGTGGCGATGGCGACGGCGGGGCTCGCCAACGGCGTCTACCACCCGGCCGATTATGCGCTGCTCGCCCGCGGGGTCGACGGCGCGCGCATGGGCCGGGCCTTCTCCCTCCACACCTTCGCGGGCTATCTCGGCACGGCCATGGCGCCGGTTCTGCTGCTCGGCACGGCGGCGCTCCTCGGCGTTCCGGCGGCCTTCACCCTCGCCGGCCTTGCCGGCCTTCTCGCCGCGCTCCCGGTGGGTCTCAGCCGCGAGGCGGCTGTCTCGCCCGCGCCGTCGAAGGCTACCGGCGACACCAAGGCGGGCGCGCCCCGGCGCCGGCTCATCACCGGCGCGGTGGTGTCGCTCATGGCGATGTTCATGCTGCTCAGCCTGTCGACCGGCGGTATCTCGTCCTTCTCGGCCTCGGCCCTGGTCATGGGCTACGGCATCGACCTCGCCGGCGCCAACACGGCGCTAACGCTGTTCCTGTTCATGAGCGCCATGGGCGTTCTGGCGGGTGGCTTCGTCGCCGACCGCACGGCCCGGCACGGGCTCGTCGCGGCGGGCGCCTATCTCTGCACCGCGATCATTGCAGCGACGCTCGCGCTCACCCAGCCGCCGGTGCTGGTGGTGACGGTCATGCTCGGCTGTGCCGGCTTCCTGTCGGGGATCATCACCCCGTCGCGCGACATGCTGGTGCGCGCGGCCGCGCCCAAGGGCTCGGAGGGCGTGGTCTTCGGCATCGTCTCGACGGGGTTCAACCTCGGCGGGCTCGTCGGCCCGCTGCTCTATGCGGCGCTGCTCGACCGCGGCCTGCCGACGGCCGTCTTCGCGGTGGCGGCCGGCTTCATGCTCTGCACGGTGGTGCTGACGCTCATCCAGGATCGCCGCACCAACGCGTCCGCGCCGCGCTAG
- a CDS encoding DUF2336 domain-containing protein, translated as MPPASIIAELEDALSSGASHRRVETLRRVTDLFLNDADRFTEEQVALFDDVITRLSDSMEVAVRQELAERLAPVMSAPKTVLRSLAQADEIDVARPILLLSAQLDDTILADIARTKSQEHMLAIAGRASVGETVTDVLVERGDARVTRSVAANEGARFSPKTYDALVEKSKGDDVLAEAVGLRKDIPPYLFRVILATAREEVRKRLVASSSPREKVHLPGAIAGVADRIAVGTAGPGRDYTATHRAIVVQHGRGALGEAELRAYAEDGKTDETLCALSVLSGVPIELVERLFLGDRPDPILIIARCAGLSWPTVKAVLAARHGSAGSSTAGLEEARDSYQKLTSGTAMRVLRFWQVREASAAAG; from the coding sequence ATGCCACCGGCCTCCATCATCGCCGAACTGGAAGATGCGCTCTCAAGCGGCGCCAGCCATCGCCGGGTCGAGACGCTGCGCCGCGTGACGGACCTGTTCCTCAATGATGCCGACCGCTTCACCGAGGAGCAGGTGGCGCTGTTCGACGACGTCATCACGCGCCTGTCGGACTCCATGGAAGTGGCCGTGCGCCAGGAGCTGGCCGAGCGTCTCGCGCCGGTGATGAGCGCGCCGAAGACGGTGCTGCGCTCCCTCGCTCAGGCGGACGAGATCGATGTCGCCCGCCCGATCCTGCTGCTCTCGGCCCAGCTCGACGATACGATCCTCGCCGACATCGCCCGCACCAAGAGCCAGGAGCACATGCTGGCCATTGCCGGCCGCGCCTCGGTGGGCGAGACCGTCACCGACGTGCTGGTGGAACGGGGCGATGCCCGCGTCACCCGCTCGGTCGCCGCCAACGAGGGCGCCCGCTTCTCCCCGAAGACCTATGACGCGCTGGTGGAGAAGTCGAAGGGCGACGACGTGCTCGCCGAGGCCGTCGGCCTGCGCAAGGACATCCCGCCCTATCTGTTCCGCGTCATCCTCGCCACCGCCCGCGAGGAGGTGAGGAAGCGCCTCGTCGCCTCGTCCTCGCCGCGCGAGAAGGTGCACCTGCCCGGCGCCATCGCCGGCGTCGCCGACCGCATCGCGGTGGGCACCGCTGGCCCCGGGCGCGACTACACCGCCACCCATCGTGCCATTGTCGTCCAGCACGGCCGCGGCGCGCTCGGCGAGGCCGAACTGCGCGCCTATGCCGAAGACGGCAAGACGGACGAGACGCTCTGCGCCCTGTCGGTGCTGAGCGGCGTGCCCATCGAACTGGTGGAGCGGCTGTTCCTCGGCGACCGGCCCGACCCGATCCTGATCATCGCCCGCTGCGCCGGCCTGTCCTGGCCGACGGTGAAGGCGGTGCTGGCGGCGCGCCATGGCAGCGCCGGCTCCTCGACTGCGGGCCTCGAGGAGGCGCGCGACAGCTATCAGAAGCTGACCTCCGGCACGGCCATGCGTGTCTTGCGCTTCTGGCAGGTGCGCGAGGCCTCCGCCGCGGCCGGCTGA
- a CDS encoding DUF1150 family protein, giving the protein MNDRSPIAPEILAQLGVAKVAYVKSMRSDDFSRAFPQAPALPPGIDLFALVSADGTPIMVTDRREDAVANAWENELETVSLH; this is encoded by the coding sequence ATGAACGACCGTTCCCCCATCGCCCCCGAGATCCTCGCCCAGCTGGGCGTGGCCAAGGTGGCCTATGTCAAATCGATGCGGTCCGACGATTTCTCCCGCGCCTTCCCGCAGGCGCCGGCCCTGCCGCCGGGGATCGACCTCTTCGCCCTCGTCTCCGCCGACGGCACGCCGATCATGGTGACCGACCGCCGCGAGGACGCGGTGGCGAATGCCTGGGAAAACGAGCTGGAGACGGTCAGCCTGCACTGA
- a CDS encoding Hsp20 family protein, whose product MSRVPSLSSPFLLGFDQLERVLDRVAKGAEGYPPYNIERIAATPTQAERLRITLAVAGFTRQQLEVTVEENQLLIRGRQQEDTEGRDFIHRGIAARQFQRVFVLADGMEVMGADLKNGLLSIDLARPEPERIIRRIDIATQD is encoded by the coding sequence ATGTCACGCGTGCCGTCTCTCTCCTCGCCGTTCCTCCTGGGCTTCGACCAGCTGGAACGGGTCCTGGACCGGGTCGCCAAGGGTGCCGAGGGTTATCCGCCCTACAATATCGAGCGGATCGCCGCGACGCCGACGCAAGCCGAACGCCTGCGCATCACCCTCGCGGTTGCCGGCTTCACGCGCCAGCAGCTCGAGGTCACCGTCGAAGAGAACCAGTTGCTCATCCGTGGCCGCCAGCAGGAGGACACGGAAGGGCGCGACTTCATCCATCGCGGCATCGCCGCCCGCCAGTTCCAGCGGGTCTTCGTGCTCGCCGACGGGATGGAGGTCATGGGGGCCGACCTGAAGAATGGTCTCCTGTCGATCGATCTGGCCCGCCCGGAGCCCGAGCGGATCATACGGCGGATCGACATCGCGACGCAGGACTGA
- a CDS encoding sn-glycerol-3-phosphate import ATP-binding protein UgpC translates to MSEVVLDQIRKVYAGNVEAVRGVDIHVPDGAFCVLVGPSGCGKSTLLRMIAGLETITSGECRIGARRVNELEPAERDIAMVFQNYALYPHMSVYDNMAYGLRNRGTPKDEIDARVKEAARILEITPFLDRKPRQLSGGQRQRVAMGRAIVRKPQVFLFDEPLSNLDAKLRIQMRVEIKKLQRALGVTSVYVTHDQLEAMTLADVLVVMNKGEVEQAGAPLDLYEKPASTFVASFIGAPPMNLIPVAGGPGGIATDGLTGGAGLPVPAGGAILGIRPEHLHPATGPLPEGGVGITFPVSAVEAVGSETFVYGPIGGTGQDMIARLPGKALLDAGTAMSVFAARENLHLFDKDTGKRIG, encoded by the coding sequence ATGAGCGAGGTCGTTCTCGACCAGATCCGCAAGGTCTATGCCGGCAATGTCGAGGCCGTGCGCGGCGTCGACATCCATGTGCCGGACGGCGCCTTCTGCGTGCTCGTCGGCCCGTCGGGCTGCGGCAAGTCCACGCTGCTGCGCATGATCGCAGGGCTGGAGACCATCACCTCCGGCGAGTGCCGCATCGGCGCGCGGCGCGTCAACGAACTGGAGCCGGCCGAGCGCGACATCGCCATGGTCTTCCAGAACTATGCGCTCTATCCGCACATGAGCGTCTACGACAACATGGCCTATGGCCTGCGCAACCGTGGCACGCCGAAGGACGAGATCGACGCGCGCGTGAAGGAAGCCGCCCGCATCCTCGAGATCACGCCCTTCCTCGACCGCAAGCCGCGCCAGCTTTCCGGCGGCCAGCGCCAGCGCGTCGCCATGGGTCGCGCCATCGTGCGCAAGCCGCAGGTCTTCCTCTTCGACGAGCCGCTGTCCAACCTCGACGCCAAGCTGCGCATCCAGATGCGCGTCGAGATCAAGAAGCTGCAGCGCGCGCTTGGCGTCACCTCGGTCTATGTCACCCATGACCAGCTGGAGGCGATGACGCTCGCCGACGTGCTGGTGGTGATGAACAAGGGCGAGGTCGAACAGGCGGGCGCGCCGCTCGACCTCTACGAGAAGCCGGCCTCCACCTTCGTGGCGAGCTTCATCGGCGCCCCGCCGATGAACCTCATTCCCGTCGCCGGCGGTCCCGGCGGCATCGCCACGGACGGGCTCACCGGCGGTGCGGGCCTGCCTGTGCCGGCGGGCGGCGCCATCCTCGGCATCCGCCCGGAGCATCTCCATCCCGCCACCGGCCCGCTGCCCGAGGGTGGCGTGGGCATCACCTTCCCCGTCTCGGCGGTGGAGGCCGTGGGGTCGGAGACCTTCGTCTACGGGCCCATCGGCGGCACCGGCCAGGACATGATCGCCCGCCTGCCGGGCAAGGCCCTGCTCGATGCGGGCACGGCCATGTCGGTCTTCGCTGCCCGCGAGAACCTGCACCTGTTCGACAAGGACACCGGCAAGCGTATCGGCTGA
- the ugpE gene encoding sn-glycerol-3-phosphate ABC transporter permease UgpE, with product MVERKSFFSFLPHVILALGILVVAFPVYVAFVASTWDPATISNGTMPLRPGPYFLENYRQTLFEGTARSSRSPVGLMMLNSLVMALTIAIGKIAISIISAFAIVYFRFPFRMTAFWVIFVTLMLPVEVRIYPTYKIVADLGLLDSYMGLTVPLIASATATLLFRQFFMTVPDELVEASKIDGAGPMQFFRDTLLPLSITSIAALFVIQFIYGWNQYLWPLLITTREGMQTIVIGIKKMIVTQDALTEWQIAMATAVLAMLPPVLVVILMQRLFVKGLVETEK from the coding sequence ATGGTCGAGCGCAAGAGCTTCTTCTCGTTCCTGCCCCACGTGATCCTGGCCCTCGGGATCCTCGTCGTGGCCTTCCCCGTCTATGTCGCCTTCGTCGCCTCGACCTGGGACCCCGCGACCATTTCCAACGGCACCATGCCGCTGAGGCCCGGACCCTACTTCCTGGAGAACTACCGGCAGACCCTGTTCGAGGGCACGGCGCGCTCCTCGCGCTCGCCGGTCGGCCTGATGATGCTGAACAGCCTCGTGATGGCGCTGACGATCGCCATCGGCAAGATCGCCATCTCCATCATCTCGGCCTTCGCCATCGTCTATTTCCGCTTCCCCTTCCGGATGACGGCCTTCTGGGTCATCTTCGTGACGCTGATGCTCCCCGTCGAGGTGCGCATCTACCCGACCTACAAGATCGTCGCCGATCTCGGCTTGCTCGACAGCTATATGGGCCTCACCGTGCCGCTCATCGCCTCGGCGACGGCGACGCTGCTGTTCCGCCAGTTCTTCATGACGGTGCCGGACGAGCTGGTCGAGGCCTCGAAGATCGATGGCGCCGGGCCGATGCAGTTCTTCCGCGACACGCTGCTGCCGCTCTCCATCACCTCCATCGCCGCGCTCTTCGTCATCCAGTTCATCTATGGCTGGAACCAGTATCTCTGGCCGCTGCTGATCACGACGCGAGAGGGGATGCAGACCATCGTCATCGGCATCAAGAAGATGATCGTCACCCAGGACGCCCTCACCGAATGGCAGATCGCCATGGCCACCGCCGTGCTCGCCATGCTGCCGCCGGTGCTGGTTGTCATCCTGATGCAACGGCTCTTTGTGAAGGGCCTGGTCGAGACTGAGAAATAA
- the ugpA gene encoding sn-glycerol-3-phosphate ABC transporter permease UgpA: protein MEKRVVFDGKILPYALLMPQLLITIIFFYWPAAQAVWQSFLIQDAFGLSTEFVWFENYAVLFANPDYYRSMLTTLVFSTLVTVFSLSLSLLLAVQADKQIKGIGAYKTFLMWPYAVAPAIAGVLWLFMFQPSLGLVAQSIRALGFDWNPQLNANHAMALVVMAATWKQISYNFLFFLAGLQSIPKSVIEAAAIDGARPVRRFWTVIFPLLSPTTFFLLVVNIVYVFFDTFGIIDSVTGGGPAQGTTTLVYKVFSDGRLGGDLGGSAAQSVVLMVLVIGLTAIQFRYIERKVQY, encoded by the coding sequence ATGGAAAAGCGCGTCGTTTTCGACGGCAAGATCCTGCCTTACGCGCTGCTGATGCCGCAGCTCCTCATCACCATCATCTTCTTCTACTGGCCGGCGGCTCAGGCCGTCTGGCAGTCCTTCCTGATCCAGGACGCCTTCGGCCTGTCGACCGAGTTCGTCTGGTTCGAGAACTACGCCGTCCTCTTCGCCAATCCCGACTACTACCGGTCGATGCTGACGACCCTGGTCTTCTCGACCCTCGTCACCGTCTTCTCGCTATCGCTGTCGCTGCTGCTCGCGGTCCAGGCCGACAAGCAGATCAAGGGCATCGGCGCCTACAAGACCTTCCTGATGTGGCCCTATGCGGTGGCCCCGGCCATTGCCGGCGTGCTCTGGCTGTTCATGTTCCAGCCGTCCCTCGGCCTCGTGGCGCAGTCCATCCGGGCGCTCGGCTTCGACTGGAACCCGCAGCTCAATGCCAACCACGCCATGGCGCTGGTGGTCATGGCGGCGACCTGGAAGCAGATCAGCTACAACTTCCTCTTCTTCCTCGCCGGCCTGCAGTCGATCCCCAAGAGCGTGATCGAGGCCGCCGCCATCGACGGCGCCCGGCCCGTCCGGCGCTTCTGGACGGTGATCTTCCCGCTGCTGTCGCCGACCACCTTCTTCCTGCTGGTCGTCAACATCGTCTACGTCTTCTTCGACACGTTCGGCATCATCGATTCCGTCACCGGCGGCGGCCCCGCCCAGGGCACCACGACGTTGGTCTACAAGGTCTTCTCCGACGGCCGCCTCGGCGGCGACCTCGGCGGCTCGGCCGCCCAGTCGGTGGTCCTGATGGTGCTGGTGATCGGGCTGACCGCCATCCAGTTCCGCTACATCGAGCGCAAGGTCCAGTACTGA
- the ugpB gene encoding sn-glycerol-3-phosphate ABC transporter substrate-binding protein UgpB: protein MFNRRFMLAATAAAMMAATPAAAQVEIQWWHAMTGVNNDVVNKLAQDFNATQTEFRVVPVYKGSYPDTMNAGIAAFRAGNAPHILQVFEVGTATMMAARGAIKPVFQLMAEANEPFDPKAYLPAVAGYYSTSRGEMLSFPFNSSSSVMWYNKDAFRRAGLNPDAPPKTWPEVFEAAKKLRAAGFDKCGFSSAWITWLNVEQFSLWHNVPLATRANGIDGFDTELRFNSPLHVRHLQNLIDLQRDNTFSYSGRTNTGEGRFTSGECPIFLTSSGFYGNVKANAKFDWANAPMPYYPDVAGAPQNATLGGASLWVMGGKPAAEYRGVAKFLAFLSQTDRQARLHTDSGYLPITQAAYEQVKASGFYRENPYLETPILQLNNKPPTENSRGLRLGNMVQMRDVWAEEIEAALAGQKSAQAALDAAVSRGNTMLRQFERTVSR, encoded by the coding sequence ATGTTCAACCGTCGTTTCATGCTCGCGGCCACGGCCGCAGCCATGATGGCCGCTACTCCGGCGGCAGCCCAGGTCGAGATCCAGTGGTGGCATGCCATGACCGGCGTCAACAATGACGTCGTCAACAAGCTTGCGCAGGACTTCAACGCCACCCAGACCGAGTTCCGCGTCGTGCCGGTCTACAAGGGCTCCTACCCCGACACGATGAATGCCGGTATCGCGGCGTTCCGCGCCGGCAACGCCCCGCACATCCTCCAGGTCTTCGAGGTCGGCACCGCCACGATGATGGCCGCCCGCGGCGCCATCAAGCCGGTGTTCCAGCTGATGGCCGAGGCCAACGAGCCCTTCGATCCGAAGGCCTACCTGCCCGCCGTCGCCGGCTACTATTCGACCTCCCGCGGCGAGATGCTGTCCTTCCCGTTCAACTCCTCGTCCTCGGTGATGTGGTACAACAAGGACGCCTTCCGCCGCGCCGGCCTCAATCCGGACGCCCCGCCGAAGACCTGGCCGGAAGTGTTCGAAGCGGCCAAGAAGCTGCGCGCCGCCGGCTTCGACAAGTGCGGCTTCTCCTCGGCCTGGATCACCTGGCTGAACGTCGAGCAGTTCTCGCTCTGGCACAACGTGCCGCTCGCCACCCGCGCCAACGGCATCGACGGCTTCGACACCGAGCTGCGCTTCAACTCGCCGCTGCATGTCCGCCACCTGCAGAACCTCATCGACCTGCAGCGCGACAACACCTTCTCCTATTCGGGCCGCACCAATACCGGCGAGGGCCGCTTCACCTCCGGCGAATGCCCGATCTTCCTGACCTCCTCGGGCTTCTACGGCAACGTCAAGGCCAACGCGAAGTTCGACTGGGCCAATGCCCCGATGCCCTACTATCCGGACGTTGCCGGCGCGCCGCAGAATGCGACGCTGGGCGGCGCCTCGCTGTGGGTCATGGGCGGCAAGCCGGCGGCCGAATATCGTGGCGTGGCGAAGTTCCTCGCCTTCCTGTCGCAGACGGATCGTCAGGCTCGTCTCCACACCGACTCCGGCTACCTGCCGATCACGCAGGCCGCCTACGAGCAAGTGAAGGCCTCCGGTTTCTACCGCGAGAACCCCTATCTCGAGACGCCGATCCTGCAGCTGAACAACAAGCCGCCGACCGAGAACTCCCGCGGCCTGCGTCTCGGCAACATGGTGCAGATGCGTGACGTCTGGGCCGAGGAGATCGAGGCGGCGCTGGCCGGCCAGAAGAGCGCCCAGGCGGCTCTCGACGCCGCCGTGTCGCGCGGCAACACCATGCTCCGGCAGTTCGAGCGCACCGTTTCGCGCTGA
- the rlmH gene encoding 23S rRNA (pseudouridine(1915)-N(3))-methyltransferase RlmH: MRLILLAVGRTKAGPETELAARYQDRAAKAGKALGFRGVEAITLDESRAADVAARKAEEATAIRRAKAGRLVLLDERGKSLGSADFAAQIGRWKDASEEAATIVIGGPDGLDAPLRAEADLVLSFGAMTWPHQLVRVMAMEQLYRAVTILSGHPYHRV; encoded by the coding sequence ATGCGCCTGATCCTTCTTGCCGTCGGCCGCACCAAGGCGGGCCCGGAAACCGAGCTCGCCGCCCGCTACCAGGACCGCGCCGCCAAGGCCGGCAAGGCGCTTGGCTTCCGCGGTGTGGAGGCGATCACGCTCGACGAAAGCCGCGCGGCCGACGTGGCCGCCCGCAAGGCGGAGGAAGCCACCGCCATCCGCCGCGCGAAGGCCGGACGGCTCGTGCTGCTCGACGAGCGCGGCAAGAGCCTCGGCAGCGCCGACTTCGCCGCACAGATTGGACGCTGGAAGGATGCCTCGGAGGAGGCCGCGACCATCGTCATCGGTGGACCTGACGGGCTCGATGCGCCGCTGCGCGCCGAGGCTGACCTCGTGCTCTCCTTCGGCGCCATGACCTGGCCGCACCAGCTCGTGCGCGTCATGGCGATGGAGCAGCTCTACCGCGCCGTCACGATCCTCTCCGGCCATCCCTATCACCGGGTTTGA
- the rsfS gene encoding ribosome silencing factor, which yields MSTTTLPGSAASAPPTGTPTASTAPADVLKLVLDTLEENKAEEIQAIDLKGKTSIADAMVVSSGRSHRHVGALADYLMKALKEAGVGQVRVEGLPACDWVLVDAGDVIVHVFRPEVRAFYNLEKMWSAARPGDRLAG from the coding sequence CTGTCCACCACAACCCTGCCGGGTTCGGCCGCCAGCGCGCCGCCCACCGGGACTCCGACGGCCAGCACCGCGCCCGCGGACGTCCTCAAACTCGTCCTCGACACCTTGGAAGAGAACAAGGCCGAGGAGATCCAGGCGATCGACCTCAAGGGCAAGACCTCCATCGCCGATGCGATGGTGGTGTCCTCGGGCCGTTCACACCGCCATGTCGGCGCGCTCGCCGACTATCTGATGAAGGCGCTGAAGGAAGCCGGCGTCGGCCAGGTCCGTGTCGAGGGCCTGCCGGCCTGCGACTGGGTCCTCGTCGATGCGGGCGACGTCATCGTCCATGTCTTCCGGCCCGAGGTCCGCGCCTTCTACAATCTCGAGAAGATGTGGTCCGCCGCCCGTCCGGGCGACCGGCTCGCCGGCTGA
- a CDS encoding VOC family protein produces the protein MTDRQVPAKAVIPHLNVEGAAAAIAFYAEALGAEELSRMPSQDGKRLLHADLLINGSHVFLHDDFPEHSFPGTNFGAPPRIGGSSVTIHLRVESCDAWYERAMKAGATTVMAPHDAFWGDRYGQVVDPFGHSWSFAHPLAKA, from the coding sequence ATGACCGACCGCCAGGTCCCCGCCAAGGCCGTGATCCCCCATCTCAACGTCGAGGGCGCCGCAGCGGCCATTGCCTTCTATGCCGAAGCGCTCGGTGCGGAGGAGCTTTCGCGGATGCCGTCCCAGGATGGCAAGCGCCTCCTGCATGCCGACCTGCTGATCAACGGCTCGCACGTCTTCCTTCACGACGATTTCCCGGAACATAGCTTCCCCGGCACCAATTTCGGCGCTCCGCCGCGCATCGGCGGCAGCTCCGTCACGATTCACCTGCGGGTGGAGAGCTGCGACGCCTGGTACGAGCGGGCGATGAAGGCCGGCGCCACCACGGTCATGGCGCCGCACGATGCCTTCTGGGGCGACCGCTATGGTCAGGTGGTCGATCCCTTCGGCCATTCCTGGAGCTTTGCCCATCCGCTGGCGAAGGCATGA